A single region of the Triticum dicoccoides isolate Atlit2015 ecotype Zavitan chromosome 2B, WEW_v2.0, whole genome shotgun sequence genome encodes:
- the LOC119367344 gene encoding uncharacterized protein LOC119367344 has translation MAWRCPPPPPTWSARGRQDQRTPWAPALELPCHGPDLAVNSPPHACSESGRSRAAHALVALPTSSPRKTTMPAAGASSRIWPLSDLPRRPSSVPDILPAPGAQASAATRPCLLCPVARHGGRRLSRLDPSAAGSTAEQPRSAARSATPRPAKASAEADKARRKAKALTKQREDLRARLAYRKHARELTSMPAKATAATPVFFYE, from the exons ATGGCTTGGCGTTGCCCCCCGCCACCCCCAACCTGGAGTGCGCGCGGCCGTCAAGACCAGAGGACGCCATGGGCGCCTGCCTTGGAGCTCCCCTGCCATGGACCTGATCTGGCCGTCAACTCGCCACCCCATGCGTGCTCCGAATCCGGCCGATCCCGCGCCGCTCATGCCCTGGTGGCCCTGCCGACATCGTCGCCTAG GAAGACCACCATGCCCGCTGCAGGAGCTTCGAGCCGGATCTGGCCCCTCTCCGACCTCCCTCGCCGTCCTTCATCCGTTCCCGATATCCTCCCGGCGCCAGGAGCTCAGGCGAGCGCCGCCACAAGACCCTGCCTCCTCTGCCCCGTAGCCCGCCATGGAGGTCGCCGCCTCTCCCGTCTCGATCCGTCTGCGGCCGGATCCACGGCGGAGCAGCCGAGATCCGCCGCCCGTTCCGCGACGCCTCGGCCCGCCAAGGCCAGCGCCGAGGCCGACAAGGCGCGCAGGAAGGCCAAGGCCCTCACCAAGCAGCGGGAGGACTTGCGGGCTAGGCTTGCCTACCGCAAGCACGCCCGCGAGCTCACCTCCATGCCGGCCAAGGCCACCGCTGCGACGCCAGTTTTTTTTTACGAATAG